From one Grus americana isolate bGruAme1 chromosome 32, bGruAme1.mat, whole genome shotgun sequence genomic stretch:
- the LOC129198337 gene encoding butyrophilin subfamily 3 member A2-like isoform X1, translating into MQTWDITPQAGIRKRKLSSLVTPVTRARLLRTHMWLPASPGGLLSYLVTLHVLRLGSADFRVVGPDHTVQATVGQDVVLPCHLSPSVEARSLDIRWIRHPFSETVHHYRNGEDLYRDQMEEYVGRTELVRDGLSRGRLDLRISALRPSDDGQYVCTVTDGASYGEATVDLEVAATGSVPQLSLEAYEDGGIRVVCRSAGWYPLPEVLWRDPDGQHLPSVSQRHSSDERGLFDVEGIIIVTNGNRDGKWSCVVRSIRLNQEQETSLHISAPFFHNARPWMVGVGVLLVLSAVLLGLGAYLWRRKGKWCQKNVLPSPKSSLGKGRKGTRTHGGVCVGGQGARPDHLSLVGRCKRPS; encoded by the exons ATGCAAACCTGGGACATCACCCCACAGGCAGGAATTCGGAAACGGAAACTGAGCAGCCTGGTGACTCCTGTAACTCGTGCCCGTCTG ctccggACGCACATGTGGCTCCCTGCGAGCCCCGGGGGCCTCCTGAGTTATTTGGTGACTCTGCACGTCCTGCGGCTGGGATCAG ctGACTTCAGAGTGGTGGGACCAGACCACACTGTCCAGGCGACTGTGGGGCAGGACGTcgtgctgccatgtcacttgtccCCCAGCGTGGAGGCTCGGAGCTTGGACATCAGGTGGATCCGGCATCCATTCTCTGAAACGGTGCACCACTACCGAAATGGAGAGGACCTGTACAGGGATCAGATGGAGGAATATGTTGGGAGGACAGAGTTGGTCAGAGATGGTCTCTCCCGTGGACGCCTGGACTTGCGAATCTCTGCGTTGAGACCCTCTGACGATGGTCAGTACGTCTGCACTGTGACAGATGGTGcctcttatggagaagctaCGGTGGATCTGGAGGTGGCAG ccacaggctctgtccctcagctctccctggaggcttACGAGGACGGAGGCATCCGGGTGGTGTGTCGATCGGCCGGCTGGTACCCACTACCGGAGGTGCTGTGGAGAGATCCCGAtgggcagcatctcccctcGGTCTCCCAGAGACATTCCTCGGATGAGAGGGGCCTCTTTGACGTCGAAGGCATCATCATTGTGACCAATGGGAACAGAGATGGGAAATGGTCCTGCGTGGTCAGAAGCATCCGCCtcaaccaggagcaggagacgtccctgcacatctcag ctccctttttccacaatgcccgTCCCTGGATGGTTGGTGTGGGGGTGCTCCTCGTGCTTTCAGCTGTGCTCCTTGGCCTCGGTGcttatctgtggagaaggaaaggtaagtggtgtcagaagaatgttttgccttcaccaaaaagctctttgggcaaaggaaggaaggggacaAGGACCCatggtggggtgtgtgtgggaggaCAGGGAGCACGGCCAGACCATCTCAGTCTGGTGGGAAGGTGCAAGAGACCCTCTTGA
- the LOC129198337 gene encoding butyrophilin subfamily 3 member A2-like isoform X3, giving the protein MQTWDITPQAGIRKRKLSSLVTPVTRARLLRTHMWLPASPGGLLSYLVTLHVLRLGSADFRVVGPDHTVQATVGQDVVLPCHLSPSVEARSLDIRWIRHPFSETVHHYRNGEDLYRDQMEEYVGRTELVRDGLSRGRLDLRISALRPSDDATGSVPQLSLEAYEDGGIRVVCRSAGWYPLPEVLWRDPDGQHLPSVSQRHSSDERGLFDVEGIIIVTNGNRDGKWSCVVRSIRLNQEQETSLHISAPFFHNARPWMVGVGVLLVLSAVLLGLGAYLWRRKGKWCQKNVLPSPKSSLGKGRKGTRTHGGVCVGGQGARPDHLSLVGRCKRPS; this is encoded by the exons ATGCAAACCTGGGACATCACCCCACAGGCAGGAATTCGGAAACGGAAACTGAGCAGCCTGGTGACTCCTGTAACTCGTGCCCGTCTG ctccggACGCACATGTGGCTCCCTGCGAGCCCCGGGGGCCTCCTGAGTTATTTGGTGACTCTGCACGTCCTGCGGCTGGGATCAG ctGACTTCAGAGTGGTGGGACCAGACCACACTGTCCAGGCGACTGTGGGGCAGGACGTcgtgctgccatgtcacttgtccCCCAGCGTGGAGGCTCGGAGCTTGGACATCAGGTGGATCCGGCATCCATTCTCTGAAACGGTGCACCACTACCGAAATGGAGAGGACCTGTACAGGGATCAGATGGAGGAATATGTTGGGAGGACAGAGTTGGTCAGAGATGGTCTCTCCCGTGGACGCCTGGACTTGCGAATCTCTGCGTTGAGACCCTCTGACGATG ccacaggctctgtccctcagctctccctggaggcttACGAGGACGGAGGCATCCGGGTGGTGTGTCGATCGGCCGGCTGGTACCCACTACCGGAGGTGCTGTGGAGAGATCCCGAtgggcagcatctcccctcGGTCTCCCAGAGACATTCCTCGGATGAGAGGGGCCTCTTTGACGTCGAAGGCATCATCATTGTGACCAATGGGAACAGAGATGGGAAATGGTCCTGCGTGGTCAGAAGCATCCGCCtcaaccaggagcaggagacgtccctgcacatctcag ctccctttttccacaatgcccgTCCCTGGATGGTTGGTGTGGGGGTGCTCCTCGTGCTTTCAGCTGTGCTCCTTGGCCTCGGTGcttatctgtggagaaggaaaggtaagtggtgtcagaagaatgttttgccttcaccaaaaagctctttgggcaaaggaaggaaggggacaAGGACCCatggtggggtgtgtgtgggaggaCAGGGAGCACGGCCAGACCATCTCAGTCTGGTGGGAAGGTGCAAGAGACCCTCTTGA
- the LOC129198337 gene encoding butyrophilin subfamily 3 member A2-like isoform X4 — translation MQTWDITPQAGIRKRKLSSLVTPVTRARLLRTHMWLPASPGGLLSYLVTLHVLRLGSADFRVVGPDHTVQATVGQDVVLPCHLSPSVEARSLDIRWIRHPFSETVHHYRNGEDLYRDQMEEYVGRTELVRDGLSRGRLDLRISALRPSDDGQYVCTVTDGASYGEATVDLEVAATGSVPQLSLEAYEDGGIRVVCRSAGWYPLPEVLWRDPDGQHLPSVSQRHSSDERGLFDVEGIIIVTNGNRDGKWSCVVRSIRLNQEQETSLHISAPFFHNARPWMVGVGVLLVLSAVLLGLGAYLWRRKVVQSRELEKRDAALGECP, via the exons ATGCAAACCTGGGACATCACCCCACAGGCAGGAATTCGGAAACGGAAACTGAGCAGCCTGGTGACTCCTGTAACTCGTGCCCGTCTG ctccggACGCACATGTGGCTCCCTGCGAGCCCCGGGGGCCTCCTGAGTTATTTGGTGACTCTGCACGTCCTGCGGCTGGGATCAG ctGACTTCAGAGTGGTGGGACCAGACCACACTGTCCAGGCGACTGTGGGGCAGGACGTcgtgctgccatgtcacttgtccCCCAGCGTGGAGGCTCGGAGCTTGGACATCAGGTGGATCCGGCATCCATTCTCTGAAACGGTGCACCACTACCGAAATGGAGAGGACCTGTACAGGGATCAGATGGAGGAATATGTTGGGAGGACAGAGTTGGTCAGAGATGGTCTCTCCCGTGGACGCCTGGACTTGCGAATCTCTGCGTTGAGACCCTCTGACGATGGTCAGTACGTCTGCACTGTGACAGATGGTGcctcttatggagaagctaCGGTGGATCTGGAGGTGGCAG ccacaggctctgtccctcagctctccctggaggcttACGAGGACGGAGGCATCCGGGTGGTGTGTCGATCGGCCGGCTGGTACCCACTACCGGAGGTGCTGTGGAGAGATCCCGAtgggcagcatctcccctcGGTCTCCCAGAGACATTCCTCGGATGAGAGGGGCCTCTTTGACGTCGAAGGCATCATCATTGTGACCAATGGGAACAGAGATGGGAAATGGTCCTGCGTGGTCAGAAGCATCCGCCtcaaccaggagcaggagacgtccctgcacatctcag ctccctttttccacaatgcccgTCCCTGGATGGTTGGTGTGGGGGTGCTCCTCGTGCTTTCAGCTGTGCTCCTTGGCCTCGGTGcttatctgtggagaaggaaag tggtgcAGTCCCGAGAGCTGG agaaaagagatGCAGCACTGGGTGAGTGTCCATGA
- the LOC129198238 gene encoding butyrophilin subfamily 1 member A1-like, producing VLFWALCAQPFPSLPVLSIPASPSSGKAQGDVPGRVGSSGTPAHTWTLTPAQRCWGPAGGCDQLLSLLLAWRKFLLPHNPDVVTLDPNSAHSRLVLSADGRSVRWGRARQDLPDTPERFTYWCCVLGQEGFREGRHCWEVEVKGEVGGDSWWAVGVARDSVHRKGYLELSPAIGVWGVGHWEGQFVSVTSPRTSLSPIPIPRRLWVCLDCTQGLVTFIDADSGVEIFTFPPASFNAEIIRPWFWVETWNNKLCLRGRTS from the exons GTTCTGTTCTGGGCACTTTGTGCtcagccctttccctccttgcccgtcctctccatccctgcatcccccagctctgggaaagcccaaggcgatgtgcctggcagggtgggcagctcggggacACCAGCCCACACCTGGACCCTCACCCCtgcccagaggtgctggggacCGGCTGGGGGATGTGACCAGCTCTTGTCTCTCCTTCTAGCCTggagaaagtttctgcttcccCACAATCCAG acGTGGTGACCCTCGATCCAAACTCGGCTCATTCCCGACTTGTCCTGTCAGCggatgggagaagtgtgagaTGGGGAAGAGCACGGCAGGACCTGCCCGACACCCCTGAGAGATTTACGTATTGGTGCTgcgtgctgggccaggaggggttcagggaggggaggcactgctgggaggtggaggtgaagggggaggtgggaggtgattcctggtgggctgtgggggtggccagggactcTGTGCACAGGAAGGGGTATCTGGAGCTGAGCCCTGCAATAGGGGTCTGGGGGGTGGGGCACTGGGAAGGGCAGTTTGTGTCTGTCACCTCTCCTCGCACCTCCCTGTCCCCGATCCCCATCCCCAGGAGACtctgggtctgtctggactGCACGCAGGGGCTGGTGACTTTCATCGATGCCGACAGCGGGGTCGAGATCTTCActttcccaccagcctccttCAATGCAGAGATCATCCGACCCTGGTTTTGGGTGGAGACATGGAATAACAAGCTGTGCCTGAGGGGCAGAACCTCCTAG
- the LOC129198337 gene encoding butyrophilin subfamily 3 member A2-like isoform X2, translated as MQTWDITPQAGIRKRKLSSLVTPVTRARLLRTHMWLPASPGGLLSYLVTLHVLRLGSADFRVVGPDHTVQATVGQDVVLPCHLSPSVEARSLDIRWIRHPFSETVHHYRNGEDLYRDQMEEYVGRTELVRDGLSRGRLDLRISALRPSDDGQYVCTVTDGASYGEATVDLEVAATGSVPQLSLEAYEDGGIRVVCRSAGWYPLPEVLWRDPDGQHLPSVSQRHSSDERGLFDVEGIIIVTNGNRDGKWSCVVRSIRLNQEQETSLHISAPFFHNARPWMVGVGVLLVLSAVLLGLGAYLWRRKVVQSRELGESLWPLPPAKPPGKGAPLGGTWVWMAPEVTAELQSAWVG; from the exons ATGCAAACCTGGGACATCACCCCACAGGCAGGAATTCGGAAACGGAAACTGAGCAGCCTGGTGACTCCTGTAACTCGTGCCCGTCTG ctccggACGCACATGTGGCTCCCTGCGAGCCCCGGGGGCCTCCTGAGTTATTTGGTGACTCTGCACGTCCTGCGGCTGGGATCAG ctGACTTCAGAGTGGTGGGACCAGACCACACTGTCCAGGCGACTGTGGGGCAGGACGTcgtgctgccatgtcacttgtccCCCAGCGTGGAGGCTCGGAGCTTGGACATCAGGTGGATCCGGCATCCATTCTCTGAAACGGTGCACCACTACCGAAATGGAGAGGACCTGTACAGGGATCAGATGGAGGAATATGTTGGGAGGACAGAGTTGGTCAGAGATGGTCTCTCCCGTGGACGCCTGGACTTGCGAATCTCTGCGTTGAGACCCTCTGACGATGGTCAGTACGTCTGCACTGTGACAGATGGTGcctcttatggagaagctaCGGTGGATCTGGAGGTGGCAG ccacaggctctgtccctcagctctccctggaggcttACGAGGACGGAGGCATCCGGGTGGTGTGTCGATCGGCCGGCTGGTACCCACTACCGGAGGTGCTGTGGAGAGATCCCGAtgggcagcatctcccctcGGTCTCCCAGAGACATTCCTCGGATGAGAGGGGCCTCTTTGACGTCGAAGGCATCATCATTGTGACCAATGGGAACAGAGATGGGAAATGGTCCTGCGTGGTCAGAAGCATCCGCCtcaaccaggagcaggagacgtccctgcacatctcag ctccctttttccacaatgcccgTCCCTGGATGGTTGGTGTGGGGGTGCTCCTCGTGCTTTCAGCTGTGCTCCTTGGCCTCGGTGcttatctgtggagaaggaaag tggtgcAGTCCCGAGAGCTGGGTGAGTCCTTgtggccccttcccccagcaaaacctccaggcaAAGGAGCCCCCCTGGGAGGGACGTGGGTTTGGATGGCTCCTGAAGTTACGGCTGAACTCCAGAGTGCCTGGGTGGGCTGA